Part of the Sporomusa termitida genome, TGGCGTCTTAAACCGGCGTCAATGTAGCAGCGTCCCACTTCGGCGGTTGCGGGCAGATGGTAGCGGCCCTTGAGCAACTCGATTCTGTCATTGTAAGCACAAATCGCTGCCGAACCGACAACAGTTCCCGCTGGTGTAAATACCGCCCACATGTTGCAGTTTTCCGGTTCAAGGTAGGTTTTTCCCAGTCCCCAGACATCGTCAGTAATGGCCACCTGACCTTCCTGGTGGAATAAATCCCGCAGCTGCTTTAACAAAAAGTCCTGTACAGATGCTATGTCTTCAGACCGAATGGGACGGATTACTAAATTCTGCGTAGTCAAGCAAATACCTCCCTATAAGTGTTTAGCCGTTACATTCTTTTTGCAGGTCTACGGCTGCCCGCCTTGTTAGGCTTTAGCCGTCAATTGGGCAATTCTCCTGTTCAGTCCTGGCAGATAAGCCCACAGGAAAAGCGAGCGGCCCAGACTGAATACGATAAACGCCAGCCAAATGCCATGGTTGCCCAGGGTGGGAACGGCCAGCCACAGGCAGATGAAATAAGTGATCAAAGAATATACCAGTGAATTACGGACCGGCGCCGCCGCCGTTGCCCCCACAAAAACCCCGTACAGCTCCAGCCCCCAGAAAGCGGCCAGGGGAAACAGGGCTAGCCAGAAACTATATTGCAATGCGACCTGCTGGACATCAGCCAGGGTGGTAAACATTTGAATCAGAGGAATTCTAAACATTACTATCATTGCTGCCAATACAACTGCGGTAGCGCCGCCCCAGATGGCTGTCAGCTTAACGGTTTTGCCATATAGCGCCTCATTTTTCTCGCCAATTGCCTGACCTACCATAACAGTACCGGCATTGGCAAATCCGCTCAGGAAGTAGGCCATCACAAAATGCAGCTGCAATAAAACGGCATTGGCCGCCAGAATGGTGTCCCCGTACCGCAGGCCGTAAGCCGCCAGGCAATTGTAAACAGTCAGCAGACAGGCTGTTCTGATAAACAAATCCCGGTTTACTTTCATCATGTGGATCAATGCCGCCGGATCAACAATCATTTTTACTGAAAGCTTCGCCAGTGTAATAGCCCTGCTTTGTAATAAAATGGCTGCACTCAGCAGAAAAGCCGCAATCTCGGCAATCAGCGTTGCCGCCGCTACCCCCCCGGCCGCCCAGCCGAAGCCGGCGACAAACAATATTGCCAGCACCATATTCAGCACATTCATAAAAACCTGCAAAGCAAGCGAAAGTTTTACTTTCGCCATTCCCATCAGCCAGCCGACAATGACATAATTGCCCAGCGTAAACGGCGCGCTCCAGATGCGGATATGATAATAGGCGGCGGCAATCTCGCCCACTGTCTCATTCGGCGCCAGCAGGGTAAATGAGATCTGCTTTATCGGCCACTGCAGAGCAACAATCACCAGCCCGAGGCCAATAGCAATCAGCAGCGGCCTTAACAATGCCAGCGTAATCGCCTGTTTATCTCCGCTGCCGCTGGCTTGGGCACTAAACCCTGAAGTGCTGACACGTAAGAAACCCAGAACCCAGTATAATGTGTTAAAAATAAGCACCGCGATGGAAACACCACCAATGTAGGCGGCCTGCGGGAGCCTGCCCATAATTGCCGTATCGACGACCCCCAGCAGCGGTGTGGTTAGTGTGGCAATGGTCAACGGTATGGCCAGAGCCATGAAGTTTTTATGATCAGCCAGGCCAATCACAGTTGTTGTTTTTTCCTGCATTTGTGCTCCTTACTGTCGGTGTAATCAAATAAATATCCCAATGCATTGACTGCCTTGGGATAAAATAAGCACAAAAAAACTATTGCACAAATCTCCTCCCTATCGTTCGCAGGTAATAACGGTGATTGACATATAGGCAGTTCTCCTGGCTCTGGATCATCGCTCCTCCAAACCTTCCCAAAACAAAACGTTTCAGTGGCATTTCTTGGAATTGCTCTCCCATTACAGTGGCGGGACCGCGCCGGCTTTCAACCGGACTTCCCTATTAAGCCCTCTCGGGCACCTATATCGTAGTTATGGAGTTTTCAGCGCAGATAATGTATATAATTATGTAAGACACTTGTATAAAAGTATTGCATAAAAAGGCTAAATTTGTCAAGAGCCTGCTCCGCTGCCAATTAGTCATAACTATTTTCCGACAGATCAAAGAGACTTGATGACTTGGGGAAATATAGCCAGTGCTCTAATCATGTAAAAAAGACTGTATGTGGCCATACAGTCATAGAAAAATTAACTAGCTGCCTATACCTATATATAACGTAAAAACCTTGTTCTAGCAGCTACAAGCAGTTATCCTGACTTTATCATAAATTTGTCTAGAACTGCTTCAGGCCCCTGCCTTTTTGTACCTTTAACAAAGTATTAAAGCAATCAATAAGGTTAGAACAATCAGAATCACAAGCCCCAGCCATACCTGCCAGCTTTCAAAATTATGAATAGCTGCGAAACCATTTACAGCCCCCTTGGTTTTTCGGCCGACATCATCAATCGTAGTTTTAATTTTTTCTATATCCATCTTAATACCTCCATATTATGTTATTTTATTATATTCACATTGCATTAGAGCCGTTTGTAAAAAGTTAAAATTTTTTCGCGGGGAAAAAAGTCTCTGCCTGCCTTCCTAAGCAGGGAACAGCACCGGCCCAATCCCTATGAATGTGTGGGTTTGTCACAGGCTTTAGCACAGCCGCCAGCAATAGAGCCAATCAGTATATCAAGCGAGCCTATCCTTTGTCCGTGAAAGCATTTACGGTATCAGCCGCTGAACTGAATTTCAGTTACCGGCGCCAGCAAGAATAAAGCGGACATGACACTACACCTGCCTTTCTATTGCCTGCGACTCATGGTATAATGAAGTCACTGAAGGCATTACGGGAGGGACTTGGTGTGAGCGAGCAGTTAAATCAGATTCAATCCATGATGGAACAGCTCATCAAAATGGTAGGCAGTAATAACGCAGCCCTTGAGGAGCTACGCCAGGATACGAAGGCATCTGTTGAGGGATTACGCCAGGAATTGAAAGAGACGAAAGCCGAATTAAAGACCGACATAGCTGCACTTGACGCCAAGGTGGAACAATACGGACAAGTCCAGCAGCAGGACGTGTATCATCTTCTGGCGCATATCGACAAGAAAACTGACTCCATAATGGCCACCCAGACAACCCAGGGAGAATCCATTAACATCCTGGTCATGCGCCAATTGCAGATGGAAGCGGAAGTCGCCGCCAGCAAGAAAGCTAAATAGCAATTACGTGTACAGGGGCTGTCATACTAGAGTACCGGCTTCTATTCATTCATAAAGAAGATTAACCAATCGATGGTGTGCCCAAACTGCCAAAAATAAAAAAAGCTCCACATCGTGTGTGAAGCCTTAAGCTGGTTCAGCTCTCCGGTTCAATCCTCTTCCAGTTCATGTTGATGATATAAATAGTCCGTGTCCGGGGTCAGGCCTCACACTTCACACAATTGTTGCTTAATCTTCTCTGCCTGGCGTGGTGTCATCATGACAAAACCACAATTGCTATATCTTCCTAGCCTACAGCCTAGTGCCCACCTATGGCTAACTTCGATGACGTACTTCTATAATACATATTTCTTTTGCGAGTTCATTTAATTTTTCTGATATATTAACAATATGATTTTTATCTAAATTTGCATCCCACTCGTCTAACAATAGTAGTTGAAGCTTGCCGCTTCTTTTTATCTCATCTAATGACTCTATGGTTTTTTCGCCGGTGGATAAGTTTTTATTAGAACTGAATTCAAAAAACATATCAGAATGAGGCGGTAACAGGACAGCTTTTTCGCTTAACTGTTCCTTAATCAGGGCCAGAAGTGACGATTTTCCTGTACCATTATCGCCTCGTAGAGTAATTCTTCCCGGACTAAAGTCTTGAGTAATATCTTGTATGGAATTCATAGAAGCAATAGTAATAATCGTATTGTCTTTTTCAGCCTTAATCCGATTCCAGGAAATAGTGCCACCATTTATAGGTTCGGTAATAATCAAGGCTGATTTTAATCCCTCAAGCCGCGTTTTTAAACTATTCCAACGCGATGCATAAGCTACAATTGCAGTCACATGAAAAATGGTTATAACTTGCCGGGGAAATGTAGCAATAAGCATACTTAGGAATACTTCATTTCCTATATTTTGATATATTAACCACACCCAAGTACCAATTATCGGCAATAAGACAAGAAACATGGAAATTACGGTTGTCAGTTCACTAAAAAGTACAGATTTCAAAGCTGACGTATTCGCTTTGTTATGTTTATCGATAAAATAATTTTTCCATAAATGTATATTTAATTGATTGCCAATTAAAATGGAGTCCCAGGCTGGTAACAATGATTGCATCATAGCTGTTCGGTCTGCTTGGGCCTGTTTGGCGGAAGCAGTTACCAGCGGTTTTAGACTTTTAACAGCAATAGTAATTAACGGAATCGTTATGGCATAAGCAAGCATCAACTTTTTATCAATAATAAAACCAAGAATACCTATGTTAAAAACAATATTAAAAAGAGTAGTGAGTACACTGATAATAAACCCCACGAATTCATTGATTACCAACCATGCCTCATTATTTAAATAAGGCTGTCGTTCTTGTTTGAATTCGATATTAGTTCTTAATTGGGCTCTGCCCCTAAAAGAAACTGTAAACATATCAACATACTTTCTAAAAGAACTAAAAATAGCTTTGCTCTGAAAGTAAGCCGTTCCGGGACCTGGAATATATATTAAAGATAACGATAGTATAAATAGCACCAACCATAATGAAAAATCTTGTTTTAATACGACTGCTTGACTCAATTTAACTATCCATAAGGTTGAAGATGCGAGTATTGCTTGTAGGATAAGAATGCATAGTATCATTAAACAAAAACTTTTATTAACAAAAATAAACATATTAAATTTTTTCATTTTAGGCATGTACTCCTAACCAAAATAAAAAAGTTCTTTACTGCCAGCGAGCAGCATAATCTATGGGATTGAGTTTTCAAGTTGGCAAAGCTGATTATTTTGCGATAATCTTTTGATTAGTTTATAACTTTGATAATATAATGGCGGTTTTTGCTGTACCAAGTTATTGGTTTATATTGAATATTCTTATATAATTTTCCTTCCTGAAATTATAAAATATTACTGTTATTGTCTAATTATTTAAATTTAATAATAGAAAATATAATATTAAAGTATACTCCTATCTTGACGTCAAGTTTATCCTAGCTTTGCGTCAAAATAGGGTCATTTTTAATCTTCCTGCTACATTTTTGCTACACTGGCTTGAAAAATGGCTCGAAAAAGCCAAAAAATAAAAAGGCCTGCAATTCTGCAGACCCTTGATTTATCTGGGGTTATCGATATTTTTTATCTGGTCGGAGCGACACGACTTGAACGTGCGGCCTCTACCACCCCAAGGTAGCGCTCTACCAAGCTGAGCTACGCCCCGACATTTGTCTGCCAGGATTTACATGTTATGCTGCCTGACTGACAAAGTCTATTTTACTCAATTTGGAGGCAGTTGTCAACATGTTTAATTAAATATTTTATGGAAACTACGGACAGGGTTATATTGTAAAATCATTAAATAATGACTGCACCTTGTTCATCAATGGCTAGAACCTGGTATCTTGCCGGTACCTTATGGATATTAAATGCTTTGACCATTGCCTTGCCTACCTCGTCGGAATCATCGGCCGTAAAAGCCAGTAAACACGGTCCGGCACCACTCAGCGCTGCTCCTAGTGCCCCCGTTTGGCGGGCAGCGGCCAGTACCTGGGCCATACCGGGAATAAGTTGTTCGCGGTACGGCTGATGCAGCCGGTCCTCCAGGGCGTGGCTCAGCAGTTTCAGCTCGCCGGTACACAGGGCGCCGATTAAGAGCGCCGTGCGGCTGACATTAAATACTGCATCGGCAAATGGCACCGAATCAGGCAGTACCTTGCGGGCCGCCTTGGTAGAGAGATTAAATTCCGGGATTACAGCCACCATCGAAAATGCCTTAGCGGGCTGCAGGCGCAGATATTTAGCATTGCCGCTGTCCATAATGCTGACCGTAATGCCGCCAAAAATGGCTGGCGCAACATTGTCAGGATGGCCTTCAATAGCGGTAGCCATACCCAGGATATCCTCTTTGGTAAGGGTGTTACCGGTAAGTTCGTTAGCCGCCACTAAGCCGCCGACGATTGCTGCCGCACTGCTGCCCAAACCCCGGGCGAGGGGAATGTTGTTAACCATTTTCAGATGGATGCCGTTTAGTTTGCAACCGGTTTTGGCCAGTACCATTTGAATGGCTTTTACGGCAACATTAGAGCCATCGGCTGGAATTGCTCCGGCTCCCTCCCCCATTACAGCCAGCGAGATACCACCTTGATCGTTGAGAGTAAGTTCCAAATCATTATATATTGTACATGCTATGCCAACAGCGTCAAATCCCGGACCGCAGTTAGCGGTTGTGCCCGGCACCCGGACTTTCACTGTATTTGCCATGGTATCGCCACCTTTTGACCCTATGAAATCTCTGCTGCTTCGACTCTGATTACATTACCTATTTTACTTACAACCGACATGCCAAGTAAGGTGTTCATAGCCAGACGGATGTTTTCATCAGTTACCCGGTAGGTGATCAAGACAAGCTCTGTGGAACGCTCTACTTTTCGTTTTTGAATAACCGAATGCAGGCTGACCTGCTGGGCACCAAAAGCCCCGGCAATCGCCGCCAGTACACCTGGTTTGTCTTCGACCAGCAGCCTGATGTAGTAGGGTGATTCGGTTTTACTGACAGGATAAACCGGTTTTTGCTCAAAGCAGGTGCATAATATTCTACTGCTGACCTTGTGGCGGATATCGCGGGCCACATCGATAATATCGGCAGTAACCGCGCTGGCTGTCGGCATTTCACCGGCCCCGCGGCCGTAGAACATTGTCTCGCCTACTGCGTCACCCTTAACAAATATTGCATTGAAAACATCGCTGACTGCCGCCAGCGGATGGCTCATCGGCAGGAACGCCGGATGTACCCTGACGTTAATACCGCGCTCATCCTGTTTGGCAATCGCCAGTAACTTGATAATAAAGCCAAGTTCCCGGGCATATTCGATATCTTCGATCGCAATATTTGTTATGCCTTCAACATGGACATCCTCCAGTGTAACCCTGGCACCAAAGCCGATTGATGCCAGGATGGCAAGCTTGCGGGCCGCATCAAAACCACCGACATCAGCGGTCGGATCAGACTCTGCATAGCCTTTGGCCTGAGCCTCGGCCAGTACATCGGCATAATCCATTTTTTCCTTGGTCATCTTCGTCAGCATATAATTGGTGGTGCCGTTAACAATGCCCATAATCTCAGTAATCTGGTTTGCCGCCAGACATTGTTTAAGCGGACGGATGATAGGAATGCCGCCGCCCACACTGGCTTCAAACAGCAAATCCGTATGGTGGGCCTCGGCTGCTGCAAACAACTCCCGTCCATATTTGGCGACAACATCCTTATTTGCCGTTACTACATGCTTACCAGCTTTTAGCGCTGCCAGCATATAGTCTTTAGACGGTGTTTCCCCCCCCATGACCTCGGCCACGATCATGATCTCCGGATCGTTTAGTATCTCATCAAAATTTGTGACTAACTCGGCCTCTGTTTTTACATTTCTGACTTTGTCGGGGTTTTTTACAAGTATTTTTTTTACAATTACCGGCGCGCCCACTTTTTGTTCAATATTGTGGGCATTACTCGCCAGTATTTTTACAACACCGGTACCGACAGTCCCCATTCCCAATAAAGCAATATGAATGGCATTCATAGTTTTCCTCCTAAGCCTGCCCCAAAACTTCCAGCCTCTTTACCCCATCTACCATTCGTAATTTGTCAAGCATAGCCTCCAAATCAATTGCCAGATCAGCTGTCTCGATGGATATGGCGGCATTGGCGACTCCCTGCAGCGGGATACCCTGATTAATTGTCAATACACTGCCGTGTTCATTGGCAATTGTGTTTAAAACACGGGAAAGTACACCTGATTTGTGCTCAAGCAATAAAGCCAGGGTAACGATTTTTTCTTTGCTGGCTTCGTAAAACGGAAAAACATAGTCCTTATATTTATAGTAGGCACTACGGCTTAGTTCCATTTTTTCTACTGCTTCATTAATTGTTCTGGCTTCACCACGTTTTAGTAATTCTTTTACTTTAATTGTTTTTTTAATAGCTTCGGGTAAAATCTCTTCCCGAACCAGATAAAAAACTGCTTTTTGGCCTGTAACCATGCTTCCCCTCCTCGGTACTGCAGTTGTGGATGGATATCTGTATATGGTAGACATTATAACATCAACCAAACAAGGATTACAAGCAAAAAATGCAAAAAAATTAGTCAGTCCTTTACAGACTGACCATAAATTCACTACAAAATGCATTGTTTCTTAGAAAATGATACATATTAGTCCGCCACTGCCTTCGTTAACGATTTTCTGGAGCGTATCTTTGAGTTTGGTTTGTGCATTCTCAGGCATACTTGTTAGTTTATTCTGAATACCTTCACGTACAAGTTCATTTAAAGATTTACCAAACAGATTCGTTCGCCAGATTTTTTCCGGTTCGCCTTCAAATTCACGCATCAGATATTGAATTAACTCTTCGCTTTGTTTTTCCGTACCGATAATCGGTGAAATCTCGGCTTGAACATCAGTTCTGATGATATGCAGCGATGGTGCCGAGGCTTTAAGTTTTACGCCAAAACGATTGCCGGTCCGGATGATCTCCGGTTCTTCCAGGATCATTTCATCCAGTTGGGGCGACACAATCCCATAACCGGTTTGTTCAACATCTTCCAGGGCCGCTGAAATTTTATCATATTGCCGTTTGGCCACCGATAAATCCTTCATCAGGCGCAGGAGGTGATGTTCGCCGGCAATGGTAAAACCTGTCAGCTCTTCCAGGACACTATAGAAGAGGTCACCCCGGGCCGTCATTTCAATAACGGCAATACCGCTGCCCAGGTCCATGTCATGCAGGATAACGTCAGCAACAAAGTCATAGCCTGACAAATCATCAATCGCCCGGTCGATATCCCGCAGCCGGCGGATATATTGAACAACCTCATTGACGGCGCCTTCAAATTTCTGTCGCAGCCAGTGAGTTTCGTCCAGTTCCTCTACCCACTTCGGCAGGGTGATATTGACTTCTTTAACAGGGAATTCATAGAGTACTTCCTGTAAAATACCATAGATATCGTCATGGGAAAGCTGGGCGCAGTCCACCGGAATTACCGGCACATCATATTCGCCTTCCAGCCTCGCCACAAGTTCCCGCGTATCCTTGGAATTGGGTTTGCTGGTATTCAGGATTACCAGGAACGGTTTCTCCAACTCTTTCAGCTCGCGGATAACCCTTTCTTCGGCCGGGAGATATTTGTCCCGGGGCAGGTCGGTTACTGTGCCGTCGGTTGTGATTACCAGGCCAATTGTCGAATGTTCGGCAATGACTTTGCGCGTGCCGACTTCGGCCGCTTCCTGAAAGGGAATTTCATTTTCGAACCAGGGTGTGAGCACCATGCGGGGACCTGATTCTTCTTCATAGCCTAGTGCGCCCTCAACCGTATACCCCACGCAGTCCACGACCCGCACCCGGACATTAACATTGTCTTTCACATTGATCTCAACAGCTTCATTGGGGATGAACTTAGGTTCGGTTGTCATAATGGTCTTGCCGCCGGCACTCTGCGGCAGTTCATCTTTGGCGCGTTCTTTGTCATAGGGGTCGGTTATGTTCGGTAATACCATGGTTTCCATAAAACGCTTGATAAATGTCGATTTACCAGTACGGACTGGGCCGACTACACCAATATAGATATCTCCACCAGTACGTTCGGCGATATCTCTAAACAGGTCGAATTTTTCCATCTGGCGTCTCCCTCCTGATTACGGTAGTTGTCATTATAAATATATGACAGGCCACTCCAAATATTACAAAATAAAAAAAAGTATGGTAACTTAAAGTAACTCATACATTACTTTATTAGCCACCATACTTTTTTATGCCAAGTTTATTTTAGTTGATGAATCAGGGCTTCCGCCTCTCCCGGCGGGTTTTAATCCAGCTGACGCAGACTCTGCGGCTGAATCCTGCTGTTTTAGCTATGCTGAAAACAAGGTTACTTAGTTCCAGTGCAAATGATTCAGTGCAACCTCCTCGACTTCATGCGTCCGGCTGCGGGTCATAAGTTCAAGCACCGCCTCTTTGGGCGATTTGTTTTGATATAAAACCTGGTGAATCTGTTCTGTTATCGGCATAGCCACTCCATAATGGGCGGCTAACTGGTAAGCAGCCTTAGCTGCCCGGATACCTTCCACCACCATTGAGGTTTCTGCCTGGAGCTGGTCTGCGGTTTTACCGGCCGCTAACATAATACCGGCCCGCCGGTTGCGGCTGTGGACACTGGTGCAAGTGGCAATCAGGTCACCGATCCCGGCTAAACCGGCAAAGGTCAGCGGGTTGGCCCCCATCGCCATCCCCAGTCTGGTGATTTCAGCCAGGCCGCGGGTCATAAGGGCCGATTTGGCATTATCGCCAAACCCTAAACCGTCGGCAATGCCGGCACCAAGGGCAATAATGTTTTTCAGGGCACCGGCTAATTCCACGCCGATACTGTCAGGATTGGTATAAACACGGAAGTAGGGCAGCATAAATGTATCTTGTGCGAACTCGGCCACGGTCCGTGACGGAGCAGCGATGACCGTGGCCGTAGGCTGACCCAAGCCCACTTCCTCCGCATGATTCGGACCTGACAGCACTGCCAGCCGGCCGGCCATTGACGGCAGTTCCTCGGCAATAACCTCGGTCATGCGTTTAACAGTGGTTAATTCCAGCCCCTTGGCCGCACTGATGATAATACTTTCAGTCCCTACACAGGGAGCTATCGTGGCTGCCGTTGCGCGAATGGCATGAGACGGGGTGGCTAGTACGATTAACCTTGCACCACCTGCAGCCAGGCTTACATTCCCTGTTACGGCAACCGACTGCGGTAATTTGCAGCCAGGCAGGTATTGTGTATTTTCACGGGTTGCCTCAATGTGGGCAGCCCGCTCAGGTGACCGCACCCAAAGACATACCGACTGGTGTTTCTGCCCCAAAACGGCGGCGAGGGCTGTGCCCCAGCTGCCAGCGCCAATGACGGCTATTTTCATAGTAACTGTCACTTCTCTTTCTTGGGACCAGGCTCGGATTGGCCGCCGGCTTTAATTTTTGATTCTGTTCCCTGTAAAAGACGTTCAATGTTAGGGCGGTGCCTCACAATGACAAACAAGGCAGCTAAGAGACCGAAATAAAAAAACTCATGTCTGATGTGGAGCAGCCACATTGTGATTGGTACTAATAGGGCAGCGATAATCGACGCCAGGGAAACATACCTGGTAAAATAAACAATAAGTGCCCAGACCACAAAAACTATGAACGTCACTTTAGGCGCAATCATGGCGATAACACCGAGCCCTGTGGCCACACCGCGCCCGCCTTTAAACATAAGAAATACCGACCAGTTATGACCGGCGATAGCACCAATACCGCCGCTTAGTTCGGCCAGCGCCGTCCCGCCGATATAGTGGCCTAACAGTACCCCGGCCACGCCCTTAAGGGCGTCTGTGACAAACACCCAAAAGGCCGGTGCCGGCCCCAGCGTCCTGTAAGCATTGGTTGCCCCAATGTTTTTACTGCCGAACTGCCTTAAATCAATCTTGTAAAATTTCCGGCCAATTATCAATCCATTAGGGATTGAACCGATCAGGTAGCTGGTGATTAATACCAGCGCATACTCCATTCTCCCACTCCCTCAGTTTAGTTATTCATCTTTTTCCTTACGTCCGCGAACAACCAGTTTGAGTGGAGTTCCTTCGAAACCAAATGATTCTCTTAATCTGTTTTCTAAAAAACGCAGGTAGGAAAAATGCATGATCTCCGGATCATTGACAAAGAAAATAAAGGTAGGCGGCTTAACATCAGGCTGGGTGGTAAAATAAATTTTGAGACGCCGGCCCCGTTCAGAAGGCGGGGGATTAATTGCGGTTGCGTCTTCAATAACCTGATTAAGTACACTTGTCGCCACTCGCATCGCGTGCTGGTCGGCCACATACTTAACAAGCTCGGTTACCCGGTTAATGCGCTGTTTAGTAAGGGCTGAGGCAAATAATACCGGCGAGTATTGCATAAAGCCTAATTCTTCACGTATGTTTTCGGTAAATCTAAGCGAGGTTTTACCATCCTTGTCAATAAGATCCCACTTATTAACCAAAATGATGCTGGCTTTGCCGGCCTCATGGGCATAACCGGCAATTTTTTTATCCTGTTCGGTAACCCCCTCTTCAGCGTTGATAACCATGAGAACAACATCACAGCGGTCAACAGCCCGGAGTGAGCGGATAACGCTATACCGTTCCACCGGCATATCCACCTTGGCCTTGCGGCGCATTCCCGCCGTGTCAATCATGACATAGGTTTGACCGTCTTTAGTAAAATGTGTGTCGATAGCATCCCGGGTAGTACCGGGAATGTCACTGACAATGACCCGCTCCTCGCCAATAATGGAATTGACCAGCGATGATTTGCCAACATTCGGCCGGCCGAT contains:
- a CDS encoding GNAT family N-acetyltransferase, which codes for MTTQNLVIRPIRSEDIASVQDFLLKQLRDLFHQEGQVAITDDVWGLGKTYLEPENCNMWAVFTPAGTVVGSAAICAYNDRIELLKGRYHLPATAEVGRCYIDAGLRRQGIGSKLVGLMTDFCRQHGYKMLYLHTHHFLPGGFNFWQKQGFEIILDQGGSFEIVHMEKRL
- a CDS encoding MATE family efflux transporter is translated as MQEKTTTVIGLADHKNFMALAIPLTIATLTTPLLGVVDTAIMGRLPQAAYIGGVSIAVLIFNTLYWVLGFLRVSTSGFSAQASGSGDKQAITLALLRPLLIAIGLGLVIVALQWPIKQISFTLLAPNETVGEIAAAYYHIRIWSAPFTLGNYVIVGWLMGMAKVKLSLALQVFMNVLNMVLAILFVAGFGWAAGGVAAATLIAEIAAFLLSAAILLQSRAITLAKLSVKMIVDPAALIHMMKVNRDLFIRTACLLTVYNCLAAYGLRYGDTILAANAVLLQLHFVMAYFLSGFANAGTVMVGQAIGEKNEALYGKTVKLTAIWGGATAVVLAAMIVMFRIPLIQMFTTLADVQQVALQYSFWLALFPLAAFWGLELYGVFVGATAAAPVRNSLVYSLITYFICLWLAVPTLGNHGIWLAFIVFSLGRSLFLWAYLPGLNRRIAQLTAKA
- the thrB gene encoding homoserine kinase, with the protein product MANTVKVRVPGTTANCGPGFDAVGIACTIYNDLELTLNDQGGISLAVMGEGAGAIPADGSNVAVKAIQMVLAKTGCKLNGIHLKMVNNIPLARGLGSSAAAIVGGLVAANELTGNTLTKEDILGMATAIEGHPDNVAPAIFGGITVSIMDSGNAKYLRLQPAKAFSMVAVIPEFNLSTKAARKVLPDSVPFADAVFNVSRTALLIGALCTGELKLLSHALEDRLHQPYREQLIPGMAQVLAAARQTGALGAALSGAGPCLLAFTADDSDEVGKAMVKAFNIHKVPARYQVLAIDEQGAVII
- a CDS encoding homoserine dehydrogenase, which translates into the protein MNAIHIALLGMGTVGTGVVKILASNAHNIEQKVGAPVIVKKILVKNPDKVRNVKTEAELVTNFDEILNDPEIMIVAEVMGGETPSKDYMLAALKAGKHVVTANKDVVAKYGRELFAAAEAHHTDLLFEASVGGGIPIIRPLKQCLAANQITEIMGIVNGTTNYMLTKMTKEKMDYADVLAEAQAKGYAESDPTADVGGFDAARKLAILASIGFGARVTLEDVHVEGITNIAIEDIEYARELGFIIKLLAIAKQDERGINVRVHPAFLPMSHPLAAVSDVFNAIFVKGDAVGETMFYGRGAGEMPTASAVTADIIDVARDIRHKVSSRILCTCFEQKPVYPVSKTESPYYIRLLVEDKPGVLAAIAGAFGAQQVSLHSVIQKRKVERSTELVLITYRVTDENIRLAMNTLLGMSVVSKIGNVIRVEAAEIS
- a CDS encoding ACT domain-containing protein; the protein is MVTGQKAVFYLVREEILPEAIKKTIKVKELLKRGEARTINEAVEKMELSRSAYYKYKDYVFPFYEASKEKIVTLALLLEHKSGVLSRVLNTIANEHGSVLTINQGIPLQGVANAAISIETADLAIDLEAMLDKLRMVDGVKRLEVLGQA
- the spoIVA gene encoding stage IV sporulation protein A, giving the protein MEKFDLFRDIAERTGGDIYIGVVGPVRTGKSTFIKRFMETMVLPNITDPYDKERAKDELPQSAGGKTIMTTEPKFIPNEAVEINVKDNVNVRVRVVDCVGYTVEGALGYEEESGPRMVLTPWFENEIPFQEAAEVGTRKVIAEHSTIGLVITTDGTVTDLPRDKYLPAEERVIRELKELEKPFLVILNTSKPNSKDTRELVARLEGEYDVPVIPVDCAQLSHDDIYGILQEVLYEFPVKEVNITLPKWVEELDETHWLRQKFEGAVNEVVQYIRRLRDIDRAIDDLSGYDFVADVILHDMDLGSGIAVIEMTARGDLFYSVLEELTGFTIAGEHHLLRLMKDLSVAKRQYDKISAALEDVEQTGYGIVSPQLDEMILEEPEIIRTGNRFGVKLKASAPSLHIIRTDVQAEISPIIGTEKQSEELIQYLMREFEGEPEKIWRTNLFGKSLNELVREGIQNKLTSMPENAQTKLKDTLQKIVNEGSGGLICIIF
- a CDS encoding NAD(P)H-dependent glycerol-3-phosphate dehydrogenase; protein product: MKIAVIGAGSWGTALAAVLGQKHQSVCLWVRSPERAAHIEATRENTQYLPGCKLPQSVAVTGNVSLAAGGARLIVLATPSHAIRATAATIAPCVGTESIIISAAKGLELTTVKRMTEVIAEELPSMAGRLAVLSGPNHAEEVGLGQPTATVIAAPSRTVAEFAQDTFMLPYFRVYTNPDSIGVELAGALKNIIALGAGIADGLGFGDNAKSALMTRGLAEITRLGMAMGANPLTFAGLAGIGDLIATCTSVHSRNRRAGIMLAAGKTADQLQAETSMVVEGIRAAKAAYQLAAHYGVAMPITEQIHQVLYQNKSPKEAVLELMTRSRTHEVEEVALNHLHWN
- the plsY gene encoding glycerol-3-phosphate 1-O-acyltransferase PlsY, whose product is MEYALVLITSYLIGSIPNGLIIGRKFYKIDLRQFGSKNIGATNAYRTLGPAPAFWVFVTDALKGVAGVLLGHYIGGTALAELSGGIGAIAGHNWSVFLMFKGGRGVATGLGVIAMIAPKVTFIVFVVWALIVYFTRYVSLASIIAALLVPITMWLLHIRHEFFYFGLLAALFVIVRHRPNIERLLQGTESKIKAGGQSEPGPKKEK